The window TAGCGATGGCAAGATTGACATGTTCGTTCGCGGTGGCGAAGTGGCACGCACCATTCCGCTCCACCCGATCAAGAAGGACGAGCCGTACTTTATCGCGGTTTACCTCGTCGGTGCATACCAGGAAATTCTCGGTGACCTCCACAACCTCTTTGGCGATACGAACGCTGTGCATATTGTCTGCAACGACAAGGGCGGCTACGATATTGACAAGGTGATTGACGGTGAATCCGTGGAAGACGTGCTCGACTACGTGAACTTCAGCGACAAGGCTCTTGTCCGCAACATGGAAAACTGGGTCACGCGCTCTGTGAAGGAAGGAAAGATTACGCTTCAGGAAGGCAAGGAATTCTTGAACATCTATCGTTCCGGACTTTACGGGTACACGTATCTGGAATAAAGTTACTAGATACTCGTTAATAGTTACTAGTAGATTCGCGGAAGTCAATGGAACGGAACAACTACAAGATTGCGATTTTGCTAGCCACTTACAATGGCGGCAAGTACATCTGGGAACAGCTTGAATCGCTGTTCCAGCAATCTTGTAAACAGTTCCATTTGTATGTTCGTGATGACGGCTCCTCGGACGATACGATGAAAATCGTCGAGCAATTTCACGGAATGTTTCCAGACAGAGTTACGATTTTAAAAGACTCGCAAAAGCACAGAGGCGCGGCGAAGTCTTTTATGTATTTGCTCGAAAATGTGGATTCCGAGTATTACATGTTCTGCGACCAGGACGATATTTGGTTGCTGGAGAAAATTGAGAAAACTCTTGCTCGGATGAAGGAAATCGAGAAGGCTGTTGCCGAAGCCCCGAAAGTTGTCATGGATGGAACTGCCGCGAAAAACGTGCCGATTCTCGTAGCGACGGATTTGGGCATTGTCGACGAACAACTTAATTTACTTTCGGAATCGTTCAACAAAGATTTGAAAATTGACGTTTTCCGCAAGCACCCAGAATTAATTTGTGTGCGCCACGTGGTCACCGGTTGCACGATGATGTTCAACCGCGCCGCAAAATTGGCAGCACTCCCGATGTCTCCTCTCGCAACCATGCACGACGAATGGGTCGCCCTTTGCGTCCACTTCAAAGGCGGAGTCATTTCGATTCTCGACGACTCGACGATTCTTTACCGTCAGCACACCAGCAATACGCTTGGCGCAGAACAGGCCCGCAAAGGCTTTTTCGCACGAGCCATCGCACGTGCAGGGCAAAAACAGTTCTTCCAAGTCGCAAAATTGCTCCACAAGGATTTCGGATTATCGTACTTAAAGTTCTTGATGTACAAAATTTTGTATAGTTGGTTCTAGGTATGAGAAGAAGCATTTGCATGGCGACCTACAATGGCGCCAAATACATCAAGGAACAGCTGGACAGCATTATTCCGCAGCTTAGAGAAGATGACGAGCTCATCGTTTCTGACGACGCCTCGAAAGACGACACTCTGAAAATCATTGAAAGCTACAACGATCCACGCATCAAAATTTTCCACAACGAAAATCACGGCGTTGCACACAACTTTGAAAACGCCATGCGACAGGCTACGGGTGACTTGATTTACTTTGCCGACCAAGACGACGTCTGGTTGCCGGGCAAGCTCGACAAGATGGAAAAGTTCCTCACGGAAGGCGGCTATGACACGATTCTTTGCAACTGCTCGCTCGTCGATGCCAACTTGAACGTGATCAAGGAACGCCATTACGATGAAAAATGGCCGATGAAAAAATCGCTCTTGCGAAACATCATCAACAATTGTTGGCTCGGCGCTTGCATGTGCTTTACCAAACAAGTGAAAGACGCTTGCATGCCGTTCCCGCCGAAAGTTGTCGCGCATGATTTGTGGGTCTCGTATTACGCACAAAAGCATTTCAAGTGCGGCTACCAAGACGAAGTTTTGCAGCTTTACCGCCGTCACGAAAACACAGTCTCGTTCACGGGCGGCAAGAGCACGAACAGCCTCTATTTTAGAATCGCATACCGCGCTTACCTCGCGTGGCATATCCTTTGGCGTTAGGCGTAAAGCATGAAAATTTGCATCACACTCGCAACTTATAACGGAGAAAAGTATCTCGCGCAGATGCTTGATTCTTTGGTCGCGCAGACAAAACCTGCCGATGTTATAATAGCAGTGGATGACGGTTCCAAAGATTCTACATGCGAAATTTTGGAAAGTTATAAAGACAAGCTCCCGCTAGAAATCACCAAGTTTGAAAAGAACAGAGGGCACCGCGCATCGTTTTCGACTGCATTGGAAAAGGCAAGCAAATTACTCGCTGACGACGACTTGATTTTCCTTGCCGACCAAGATGACATTTGGCTCCCGAATAAATTAGAAGTGATGAGCCAGAAGATTGGCGACAGTTCCATGATTTTTGGCGATGCCGAAATTATCGATGGAGACGGAGTCGTCACAGAATCATCGTGGCGAAAGAAGGCGTGCATTGTTGAGCACTTGAGCCAGCAAGCGCTTCTTACAGGCTACACGAATGTAACCGGTTGTATGGTTGCTTTCAAGGCAAGGCTTTTGAAGACTGCGCTACCGATTCCGCAAGAGGTCCCCGTACACGACCAATGGATTACGCTTTGCGCAACCGCAGAAAATGGTTACCGAGCTATCGCAGATAAAGTTATTCAGTACCGCATTCATGGCAACAACGCCATCGGTGAAGGCAACAAAACTTGGAGTGAAAAGCTCCAGACGAATTTGCAATGGGCAAAGGCAGTCAAAGGCTCGAACCTTTTCGAGAAACTGCCAGACGAAAGCCGCCGATTCTTGGACAAGTTCATTCTGTTCTTGGAATTACGCTTTAGCCATGCGTTTTTATCGCCGCTATGGTTCCCTTGGATTTTAAAGAACGCCCGTAATATTTATCCGCAGGTTCACAGCGCCCCCAAAATGATTGCACGAATTCTGTTCTCGTTCGTGGGCGTCTCGACCGCCAAAAAATTTTTCAATAAGAAATAAAAATCCTATGATTCACGAAATTACTCCGCACAAGTTTGATAACGAATTTAAAGACATTGCACCGAAGCCCACCGATTACTTGATTTTTTTCAATGGCGAACAAACGCTTTTCAAAAAGGCTGGCGACAACTTCGCCATTCCGCGTGTGAGCGAATTCCCGCAATGCGAATGCCATTACTTGATTAGCATCGACGGTGACGCTTATTTCTTGTGCAATACAAACTTGCCAGAAATTCCAGAAGGTTACGAGTTCCGCGGCAATCGTACGTTCCGCACGCTTGAAAGCCATTTGGAACGTCTCGGTGGTGCCACGTCGGCACACATTGCTAAGTGGGAAAGCTTGAACAAGTTCTGCGGTAAATGTGGATGTCTCATGAAGCGAGGGCTCAAGGAACGCTCCATGATTTGCCCCAGCTGCAAGAACACCGTCTATCCCAAGATTTCGCCGGTCGTGATTGTCGCTGTTCACAATGGCAACGAGCTTTTAATGGCTCGCAATTTGGACAATCCGGACAAGACGCGCATGTTCCTCATTTCGGGATTTGTGGAAATTGGCGAATCCCTCGAACAGGCAGTCAAGCGCGAAGTTCTTGAAGAAGCAGGCGTTCGCGTGAAGAATATCAAGTACTTTGGCAGCCAACCGTGGCCGTTCTCGGAATCGCTCATCTCGGGCTACACAGCCGAACTTGATGGCGATTCAACCATTCACATGCAAGAGGCGGAACTCGCTTGCGCCACTTGGGTCAAACGCGAGGACATTCCCGAATACGACACGAGCGTGAGCATCAGCAGTTGCTTGATCGAAAACTTCCGCTCGGGATATACGATTAAGGAATAAGGATTAACGAGAAGCGCGGCTGAGGAGCCGCGTATTTTTTTTCAGTTACTTTTCCGAAGCTTTATCGGCTTTCTTTTTCGATTTGCTCGGAGATGCTTTAGGCGTTGCTTCAGGCTTGTTCGCGAGCACGACGTATAAAGTATCGTGAATCACGACAGTATCACGCACGACAAGTGTATCGTGGACAAAGACCGTATCGCGAGAGCAAACAACATTTGCAGCACTGCTTGCGGGAACCGCCGCAGACGAAATCGGCTTCGACGCACTCGAGCCTGCCGTATTCAGCAAAACACTAGAGCTAGACTGCGCAGCGCTCGAAAGAGCGGCACTTGATTGCGCGACGTTCACCCCAGACGGCATTTTCTCAATCACCGTAATCAGCGAATCACGGACATTGCGGAGGCTATCCAACTGCTTGCGGTAGCGCGTCTTATTGCCCGGACGGCGTTCTCTAGAATACTGAACTTCAATCTTATCGATTTGCGTTTCGACGCCCTTAAGTTCATCAAATATAGGACCTTCGCCTTGCACAGAACCACTCGGCGTAAAGAAGTTTACGAAACTATCAAAAAAGCCGCGTTTTGAACCGCCCTCGCTCCATGCAATGTTCGTCGAAACAAGACAAACGAGCGCCACTACGCCACAAACAGATTTAAACTTGAAATTTTGCATATTTCAATAATAGAAAAAAAGAAGGCATACCTTTACAAGCCCCCTAATTTTACTAAATTAAGACTACCCACGCGGGAGTAGCTCAGTTGGTAGAGCGCGACCTTCCCAAGGTCGATGTCGAGGGTTCGAGACCCTTTTCCCGCTCGAAAATAAAAAGTCAGGCACAAAGCCTGGCTTTTTATTTTACTAGTGATATAAGTGGGTCGAGAACCCGAGAAGAGGGTTCGACAAAATTCGGTCATGCACGAAGTGCGAAGAGCGAATTTTGGAATTATCGCGCAAGTTTGGTTCTTTTTCTTCAAAACATTCCAACTTGGAATATTCAAGTTTCGATACAATTTTCTTACACTCATTATTGACCTTCTCACCCCAAAAAAATGATTTTTCAATCATAATGCACTCAAGTGCCTAAACATTTCTTAAGAAGGAGGGGTAATCATGAATTACTCAAATACCCACAAATCTTCTGTGGAATTAACTCTCATATGCGCCTTAACCGCAGGTCTAGTCGCGTGTTCAGACTCTCCTAGTGGGGGGAACGAAAACTCCATTGCAGTCGAAGTGTCTGGCAAGACTGTCGGCGACACGTTGATGTTGGACATGATGGACAGCACCTACGATTTCAAGATCGTGGCTGACGGAAAATGGCGCATCGAGGATGAAACAGGATTTATTCAGTCGATTAGCAAAAAATCCAGTAGCAGCGATGCGACCGTTAAAATTCGTTTAACCACAAACGATTTGGACGAACGTTTTGTGGGCAATCTGCACATTGTGTTCCCTGAAGACACCTCCCTGAACAAGACCATTACCGTAGTGCAGAAGTATAACGGCGACTACGATGATAATGCGGTGACTGAGCTGACGCAGAGTAACAAGGTTTATGCTATTGGCTATGGCTATAATGCCATTACTGGGGGCTATCCCGACTATGAAGCTATCAAGTGTGAAATTTTTGATGTCAAAAAATTGAATGAGGATGGAGGCGTTTCTATCGGGCCGACGAAGGCAAGCCTCAAGACTACAAGTATTACGGGGTCGACAATTTCCGATATAAGTTTCCAGTTGAGTTCCAAAGTTAATGTTGAGGGCGGAATAGCAGGCTTTTCGGGAGAAATCGGAGCCGCATTTGATATGAACACATCGAATAAGAGTAATTATGAATATGCATTGACCTATCTGGACCTTGCTGTAAAGACTGCGGGTTTTGATCTTCCTTTGGAATTGCTCAAGTCTGAAGAATATATGAAAAAATTCGCCTACAATTCCATTAATGGATTGAATACAAGTTACCCAAGTACTAATGAAGGGTTCAAAAAGCTGGTTCGTGATTTTGGAACCCATGTGGTATGGGGTTCGAGGCTTGGCGGACGCATTCGTCAATCGATGACGGCAGATGTATCCAAGATTACATCCAAATACGATATCAGCGCTTTCGCCAAGGCTGCGTACAAGGGCGTTGTTGACGCGAGTGCCGAAGTGAGTACGGAAATGAAATCGAGCTTGGAACAAAACCTTTCGAATGTGAATATCGATATAGATGTTCTTGGGGGGGATGATGGTTTAGCGCTTAAATTGTCGGATTCCAAAATTCTGAATAATGAAGATGTGAACAAGTGGAAACAGTCTGTTTCAAAAAATACCGGCGCAGCAACTCTTATCGGTTTTTCGGATGGAGGCTTAATTCCACTTTATGAATTGATTGACGAAAGCCTTGGCGAAAAGGCCAAGGAACGTAAGCAAAAACTCAAAGATTATTTGAACGGTAAACAGGTCGCTTCTGATTTTGAGTATGGCTATGACTGTGGGACCGTGACCGAAATCGATGTACCGAAGATAGAAGACCTGGACACCAACACCTTGATTAAGGATATTTACTTGGGCGGACAACTGGTGGCGAAGGCCATGTTGGAATTTGTGCCGCTCCTGAACCTCAAAGAAAAAGTGATGGTTATTTACCCCGTCATCAACAACAAGGTCCGCTTTAACTTGGGCTTCTACATTGG of the Fibrobacter sp. UWB2 genome contains:
- a CDS encoding MAC/perforin domain-containing protein — protein: MNYSNTHKSSVELTLICALTAGLVACSDSPSGGNENSIAVEVSGKTVGDTLMLDMMDSTYDFKIVADGKWRIEDETGFIQSISKKSSSSDATVKIRLTTNDLDERFVGNLHIVFPEDTSLNKTITVVQKYNGDYDDNAVTELTQSNKVYAIGYGYNAITGGYPDYEAIKCEIFDVKKLNEDGGVSIGPTKASLKTTSITGSTISDISFQLSSKVNVEGGIAGFSGEIGAAFDMNTSNKSNYEYALTYLDLAVKTAGFDLPLELLKSEEYMKKFAYNSINGLNTSYPSTNEGFKKLVRDFGTHVVWGSRLGGRIRQSMTADVSKITSKYDISAFAKAAYKGVVDASAEVSTEMKSSLEQNLSNVNIDIDVLGGDDGLALKLSDSKILNNEDVNKWKQSVSKNTGAATLIGFSDGGLIPLYELIDESLGEKAKERKQKLKDYLNGKQVASDFEYGYDCGTVTEIDVPKIEDLDTNTLIKDIYLGGQLVAKAMLEFVPLLNLKEKVMVIYPVINNKVRFNLGFYIGDKDHKPARVSWDGTDAAIVEYENMNFGAAKKLYIRGASVTSVAPEGTEHHAGTVEDAYLASKIYVPKKYPPNSENDLRDGKVQNHNYPLVKVFNRIWLRDNYASTIDKTGKEYQYVAVGEGTFNVGHGLDNKPILIYKVKEKDKFVPSGWSIPTKEAFQEIEKVFKNNKITNLGAAMTRKSECDSKDVKGNICGLVGLGLRKDKNGYTSYYAINNGQIGVEDGASTFNILEAAAYDALIFYQE
- a CDS encoding glycosyltransferase family 2 protein gives rise to the protein MERNNYKIAILLATYNGGKYIWEQLESLFQQSCKQFHLYVRDDGSSDDTMKIVEQFHGMFPDRVTILKDSQKHRGAAKSFMYLLENVDSEYYMFCDQDDIWLLEKIEKTLARMKEIEKAVAEAPKVVMDGTAAKNVPILVATDLGIVDEQLNLLSESFNKDLKIDVFRKHPELICVRHVVTGCTMMFNRAAKLAALPMSPLATMHDEWVALCVHFKGGVISILDDSTILYRQHTSNTLGAEQARKGFFARAIARAGQKQFFQVAKLLHKDFGLSYLKFLMYKILYSWF
- a CDS encoding glycosyltransferase, whose protein sequence is MKICITLATYNGEKYLAQMLDSLVAQTKPADVIIAVDDGSKDSTCEILESYKDKLPLEITKFEKNRGHRASFSTALEKASKLLADDDLIFLADQDDIWLPNKLEVMSQKIGDSSMIFGDAEIIDGDGVVTESSWRKKACIVEHLSQQALLTGYTNVTGCMVAFKARLLKTALPIPQEVPVHDQWITLCATAENGYRAIADKVIQYRIHGNNAIGEGNKTWSEKLQTNLQWAKAVKGSNLFEKLPDESRRFLDKFILFLELRFSHAFLSPLWFPWILKNARNIYPQVHSAPKMIARILFSFVGVSTAKKFFNKK
- the nudC gene encoding NAD(+) diphosphatase; translation: MIHEITPHKFDNEFKDIAPKPTDYLIFFNGEQTLFKKAGDNFAIPRVSEFPQCECHYLISIDGDAYFLCNTNLPEIPEGYEFRGNRTFRTLESHLERLGGATSAHIAKWESLNKFCGKCGCLMKRGLKERSMICPSCKNTVYPKISPVVIVAVHNGNELLMARNLDNPDKTRMFLISGFVEIGESLEQAVKREVLEEAGVRVKNIKYFGSQPWPFSESLISGYTAELDGDSTIHMQEAELACATWVKREDIPEYDTSVSISSCLIENFRSGYTIKE
- a CDS encoding glycosyltransferase family 2 protein, whose product is MRRSICMATYNGAKYIKEQLDSIIPQLREDDELIVSDDASKDDTLKIIESYNDPRIKIFHNENHGVAHNFENAMRQATGDLIYFADQDDVWLPGKLDKMEKFLTEGGYDTILCNCSLVDANLNVIKERHYDEKWPMKKSLLRNIINNCWLGACMCFTKQVKDACMPFPPKVVAHDLWVSYYAQKHFKCGYQDEVLQLYRRHENTVSFTGGKSTNSLYFRIAYRAYLAWHILWR